A single window of Achromobacter xylosoxidans DNA harbors:
- a CDS encoding SfnB family sulfur acquisition oxidoreductase — MPQAASSSLPIDDDEAPRVVPAARIRSDGEAIEAAQALAADFAQGAAHRDQTRSLPWREIERYSASGLGGITVPREYGGAQVSHVTLADVFRILSAADPSLGQIPQNHFGSLNLLRQVGTPAQKRRYYEGVLAGRRLGNAGPERHTRHARDVQARLVADGDGYRLSGRKFYSTGALYAHWIPTKALDTEDRLVTVLLERGAAGLTVVDDWSSFGQRTTASGTVLLDNVRVEADSVLPAWKLQETPALQGPFAQLMQAAIDAGIAEAALNDTVKFLRERARPWAEAGVERATQDPYVIGDVGRLFIDLHAAQAVLAEAAAHLDEATPRALGADDVAAASIAVARAKALTTEIALAASETLFELSGARASLAEFNLDRHWRNARTHTLHDPVRWKYHAVGDYLLNGRRPNRHSWI, encoded by the coding sequence ATGCCGCAAGCCGCGAGTTCCTCCCTCCCGATCGATGACGACGAGGCTCCGCGCGTGGTGCCCGCCGCCCGCATCCGCAGCGACGGCGAGGCTATCGAAGCCGCGCAGGCGCTGGCGGCGGATTTCGCCCAGGGCGCGGCGCACCGCGACCAGACGCGCAGCCTGCCGTGGCGCGAGATCGAGCGCTACTCGGCCAGCGGGCTGGGCGGCATCACGGTGCCGCGCGAGTACGGCGGCGCCCAGGTATCCCATGTGACACTGGCGGACGTGTTCCGCATCCTCAGCGCGGCCGACCCGTCGCTGGGCCAGATCCCGCAGAACCACTTCGGTTCGCTCAACCTGCTGCGGCAGGTCGGCACTCCGGCGCAGAAGCGGCGCTACTACGAGGGCGTGCTGGCCGGCCGCAGGCTGGGCAACGCCGGGCCCGAGCGCCACACCCGCCATGCGCGTGACGTGCAGGCGCGGCTGGTGGCCGATGGCGACGGCTATCGCTTGTCAGGCCGCAAGTTCTATTCCACCGGCGCGCTGTACGCGCACTGGATCCCGACCAAGGCGCTGGATACCGAGGACCGGCTGGTGACGGTGCTGCTGGAACGCGGCGCCGCCGGCCTGACGGTGGTGGACGACTGGTCCAGCTTCGGCCAGCGCACCACCGCCAGCGGCACCGTGCTGTTGGACAACGTGCGGGTCGAGGCGGACAGTGTGTTGCCGGCCTGGAAACTGCAGGAGACTCCCGCCTTGCAGGGGCCGTTCGCGCAACTGATGCAGGCCGCCATCGACGCCGGCATTGCCGAGGCGGCCCTGAACGACACCGTGAAATTCCTGCGCGAGCGTGCCCGTCCCTGGGCCGAGGCCGGCGTCGAACGCGCCACGCAGGACCCCTATGTGATCGGCGACGTCGGCCGGCTGTTCATCGACCTGCACGCGGCGCAGGCGGTGCTGGCCGAGGCCGCGGCGCACCTGGATGAAGCCACGCCGCGCGCGCTCGGTGCCGACGACGTCGCCGCCGCCTCGATCGCGGTGGCGCGGGCCAAGGCGCTGACCACCGAGATCGCGCTGGCGGCCAGCGAAACGCTGTTCGAGCTGTCCGGCGCCCGTGCGTCGTTGGCGGAGTTCAACCTGGACCGCCATTGGCGCAACGCCCGCACGCATACCCTGCACGATCCGGTGCGCTGGAAGTACCACGCGGTCGGCGACTATCTGCTGAACGGCCGCCGTCCCAACCGTCATTCCTGGATCTGA
- a CDS encoding SfnB family sulfur acquisition oxidoreductase has translation MTDTAISTLAPRRAAIIGSDGEAIAVARELAADFAREAAQRDRERRLPLPELERYSQSGLWGITVPREHGGAGVSRVTLAEVTAIISGADGSLGQIPQNHYYALEVLRVNGNAGQQRRFYARALAGERFGNALAEIGTRTAAERRTRLSADGGGWRINGSKFYCTGALYAQWIPTATVGEDGLQRLAFVRRDSPGVEVIDDWSGFGQRVTGSGTVLFQDVAVPAEDVMVLVDPSAPPNTIKPLAQIIHAAIDLGIGQAALADALDFVRNRSRPWIDAGVERAADDPLTISEFGRLSIRLDAARALVARAGRILDAATADPQPHLVAAAAIAVAEARALTTESALAASTKLFELAGTQATLDQLNLDRHWRNARTHTLHDPVRWKRHAVGNYYLNDAAPGRVGTT, from the coding sequence ATGACCGACACAGCCATTTCCACTCTGGCGCCGCGACGCGCCGCCATCATCGGCAGCGACGGCGAGGCAATCGCGGTGGCGCGCGAGCTAGCCGCCGACTTCGCCCGCGAAGCCGCGCAGCGCGACCGCGAGCGCCGCCTGCCGCTGCCGGAGCTGGAGCGCTATTCGCAATCGGGTCTGTGGGGCATCACCGTGCCGCGCGAGCACGGCGGCGCCGGCGTGTCGCGCGTGACGCTGGCCGAAGTGACGGCCATCATCTCCGGCGCCGACGGCTCGCTCGGGCAGATCCCGCAGAACCATTACTACGCGCTGGAAGTGCTGCGGGTGAACGGCAACGCCGGCCAGCAGCGCCGCTTCTACGCCCGCGCCCTGGCCGGCGAACGCTTTGGCAACGCGCTGGCCGAAATCGGCACGCGCACGGCGGCCGAACGCCGCACCCGCCTGTCGGCCGACGGCGGCGGCTGGCGCATCAACGGCAGCAAGTTCTATTGCACCGGCGCGCTCTATGCGCAATGGATTCCCACCGCGACCGTGGGCGAGGACGGCCTGCAGCGGCTGGCCTTCGTGCGCCGCGACAGCCCCGGCGTGGAGGTGATCGACGACTGGTCGGGGTTCGGCCAGCGCGTGACCGGCAGCGGCACCGTGCTGTTCCAGGACGTGGCCGTGCCGGCCGAGGACGTGATGGTGCTGGTCGACCCTTCCGCGCCGCCCAACACCATCAAGCCGCTGGCGCAGATCATCCACGCCGCCATCGACCTGGGCATCGGCCAGGCCGCGCTGGCGGACGCGCTGGATTTCGTGCGCAACCGCTCGCGGCCGTGGATCGACGCCGGCGTCGAGCGCGCCGCCGATGATCCCTTGACCATCAGCGAGTTCGGCCGCTTGTCGATCCGCCTGGACGCGGCCCGCGCGCTGGTGGCGCGCGCCGGCCGCATCCTCGACGCCGCCACCGCCGACCCGCAACCTCACCTGGTGGCCGCCGCCGCCATCGCCGTGGCCGAGGCCCGCGCCCTGACCACCGAATCGGCGCTGGCCGCCAGCACCAAGCTGTTCGAACTGGCCGGCACGCAAGCCACGCTCGATCAGCTGAACCTGGACCGCCACTGGCGCAATGCGCGCACCCATACGCTGCACGATCCGGTGCGCTGGAAGCGCCACGCGGTCGGCAACTACTACCTGAACGACGCCGCGCCCGGCCGCGTCGGCACCACCTGA
- a CDS encoding LLM class flavin-dependent oxidoreductase has protein sequence MAKKQILLNAFNMNCVGHINHGLWTHPRDTSTQYKTLDYWTDLARLLERGLFDGLFLADIVGVYDVYQDSADLTLRESIQLPVNDPLLAVSAMAAVTRHLGFGVTVNLTYEAPYLLARRFSTLDHLTDGRIGWNIVTGYLESAARAMGLSEQIAHDERYDRADEFLEVAYKLWEGSWDDDAVRADRRARVYADPAAVRRIDHEGKYYKVQGYHLSEPSRQRTPVLYQAGSSGRGQAFAARHAECVFVSSQTKEGLRKLVAGVRESVAREGRDPRDIKFFMGVTAVVGRTEAEAREKHAEYLRYANPEAGLAHYASSTGIDFSRYAADEPIRYVKNNAIESAVKNLTVARTDRTVRDLLADMALGGRYPALVGSASQVADELASWVEETDIDGFNLARTVTPECYADFVDLVVPELQERGVYKTAYAEGTLREKLFGAGRALLAGGHAAGEYRRVGA, from the coding sequence ATGGCGAAGAAGCAGATCCTCCTGAACGCGTTCAACATGAACTGCGTCGGCCACATCAACCACGGCCTGTGGACCCACCCGCGCGATACCTCGACGCAGTACAAGACGCTGGACTACTGGACCGACCTGGCGCGCCTGCTGGAGCGGGGCCTGTTCGACGGCCTGTTCCTGGCCGATATCGTCGGCGTCTACGACGTGTACCAGGACTCGGCCGACCTGACGCTGCGCGAGTCGATCCAGCTGCCGGTCAACGACCCGCTGCTGGCGGTGTCCGCCATGGCCGCCGTCACGCGCCACCTGGGCTTTGGCGTGACGGTGAACCTGACCTACGAGGCGCCGTACCTGCTGGCGCGCCGCTTCTCGACGCTGGACCACCTGACCGACGGCCGCATCGGCTGGAACATCGTCACCGGCTACCTGGAAAGCGCGGCGCGCGCCATGGGCCTGTCGGAACAGATCGCGCACGACGAGCGCTACGACCGCGCCGACGAGTTCCTGGAGGTGGCCTACAAGCTGTGGGAAGGTAGTTGGGACGACGACGCGGTGCGCGCCGACCGGCGCGCGCGTGTCTACGCGGACCCGGCCGCCGTGCGGCGCATCGATCACGAAGGCAAGTACTACAAGGTCCAGGGCTACCATCTTTCGGAGCCGTCGCGCCAGCGCACGCCGGTGCTGTACCAGGCCGGCTCCTCGGGCCGCGGCCAGGCCTTCGCGGCGCGCCACGCCGAATGCGTGTTCGTGTCGAGCCAGACCAAGGAAGGCCTGCGCAAACTGGTGGCGGGCGTGCGCGAATCGGTGGCGCGCGAGGGCCGCGACCCGCGCGACATCAAGTTCTTCATGGGCGTGACGGCGGTGGTGGGACGCACGGAGGCCGAGGCGCGCGAGAAGCACGCGGAGTACCTGCGCTACGCCAATCCGGAAGCGGGCCTGGCCCACTACGCCAGCTCCACCGGCATCGACTTCTCGCGCTACGCGGCGGACGAACCGATCCGCTACGTGAAGAACAACGCGATCGAGTCGGCGGTAAAGAACCTGACGGTGGCGCGCACCGACCGCACGGTGCGGGATCTGTTGGCCGACATGGCGCTGGGCGGACGCTATCCGGCGCTGGTGGGCAGCGCGTCGCAGGTGGCCGATGAGCTGGCGTCGTGGGTCGAAGAGACGGACATCGATGGTTTCAACCTGGCGAGGACGGTGACGCCGGAGTGCTATGCGGATTTCGTGGATCTGGTGGTGCCGGAGTTGCAGGAGCGAGGCGTGTACAAGACGGCTTATGCGGAGGGGACGTTGCGGGAGAAGTTGTTTGGGGCGGGGCGGGCGTTGCTGGCGGGGGGGCATGCTGCTGGGGAGTATCGGCGGGTGGGGGCTTAG
- a CDS encoding MetQ/NlpA family ABC transporter substrate-binding protein translates to MSFTRHLLTAATLALALTSTAHADAQEKKTITVGISVGTTEKIFDVVKQVAAREGLEIKLVKFNDYQLPNASLNAGDLDANAFQHKPFLDNQIKARGFDIVPVGLTVTAPLGFYSRKIKSLNDLPEGASVGIQNDPSNGNRALRLLAAYKLITLKPEAEQKNNATPLDVVSNPRKLKLVALDAAQLPRSLDDLTAASINNDYATQAGLVPARDAIGREAADGPYANVIAVRTKDRDQPWVRKLVAAYQSPEVRSFIESEFKGSLIPAF, encoded by the coding sequence ATGTCCTTCACCCGCCACCTGCTCACCGCCGCCACCCTCGCCCTGGCCCTGACCAGTACGGCCCACGCCGACGCGCAAGAGAAAAAGACCATCACCGTCGGCATCTCCGTCGGCACCACCGAAAAGATCTTCGACGTCGTCAAGCAGGTCGCCGCCCGTGAAGGCCTGGAGATCAAGCTGGTCAAGTTCAACGACTACCAACTCCCGAATGCCTCCCTCAACGCCGGCGACCTCGACGCCAATGCCTTCCAGCACAAGCCGTTCCTCGACAACCAGATCAAGGCGCGCGGCTTCGACATCGTTCCCGTCGGCCTGACCGTCACCGCGCCGCTGGGCTTCTACTCGCGCAAGATCAAGTCGCTCAACGACCTGCCCGAAGGCGCGTCGGTCGGCATCCAGAACGATCCGTCCAACGGCAACCGCGCCCTGCGCCTGCTGGCCGCCTACAAACTCATCACCCTCAAGCCGGAGGCCGAGCAGAAGAACAACGCCACCCCGCTGGACGTGGTGTCCAATCCGCGCAAGCTCAAGCTGGTGGCGCTGGATGCGGCGCAGCTACCGCGTTCGCTCGATGACCTGACGGCCGCCTCGATCAACAACGACTACGCCACCCAGGCCGGCCTGGTGCCGGCGCGCGATGCCATCGGCCGCGAGGCCGCCGACGGCCCTTATGCCAACGTGATCGCGGTGCGCACCAAGGACCGGGACCAGCCCTGGGTCAGGAAGCTGGTCGCCGCCTATCAATCGCCCGAAGTGCGCAGCTTCATCGAAAGCGAATTCAAGGGTTCGCTGATTCCCGCCTTCTGA
- the ssuE gene encoding NADPH-dependent FMN reductase has protein sequence MSILTLAGSPSQRSRSSALLRHAAHLLRARGLAIAELGLRDLPAEDLIEGHYAGPAANALRARVAAVDAVLISTPVYKASFSGGLKAVLDLLDEKALAGKVVLPIATGGSPAHLLALEYGLKPVLSALGARHILAGVYATDKQVRVDDDGASHIDDDVRTRLEDSVERLAEQLRPRGVVVNEAFDLGRLALAGGFSV, from the coding sequence ATGAGCATCCTTACCCTGGCGGGCAGTCCGTCGCAGCGTTCCCGTTCCTCCGCCTTGCTGCGCCATGCCGCGCACCTGTTGCGCGCGCGCGGGCTGGCCATCGCCGAACTGGGACTGCGCGACCTGCCCGCCGAAGACCTGATCGAAGGTCATTACGCCGGTCCGGCCGCGAACGCCCTGCGGGCCCGCGTGGCGGCGGTCGACGCGGTGCTGATCTCGACGCCGGTCTACAAGGCGTCGTTTTCCGGAGGCCTGAAGGCGGTGCTGGACCTGCTGGATGAAAAGGCGCTGGCGGGCAAGGTGGTGCTGCCCATCGCCACCGGCGGCAGCCCGGCCCATCTGCTGGCGCTGGAGTACGGGCTCAAGCCGGTGCTGTCGGCGCTGGGCGCGCGCCACATCCTGGCCGGCGTCTACGCCACGGACAAGCAGGTGCGCGTCGATGATGACGGCGCCAGCCATATCGATGACGACGTGCGCACGCGGCTGGAGGACTCGGTGGAGCGCCTGGCCGAGCAGCTGCGGCCGCGCGGGGTGGTCGTCAATGAAGCCTTCGATCTCGGCCGGCTCGCGCTCGCGGGCGGCTTCAGCGTCTGA
- a CDS encoding sulfonate ABC transporter substrate-binding protein: MRSMIWISRLSVFRWLAALLCAALLWPAAQAQDAKTLRIGFQKYGTLTIVRALGDLDKRLAAQGITVKWTEFPAGPQLLEGLNVGSIDFGTVGEAPPVFAQAAGAALVYVGNEPPSPTSEAILVPKDSPIKRVADLKGKKVALNKGSNVHYLLFKQLERAGVPYADVNVAYLTPADARAAFERGSVDAWVIWDPFQAAAEKQLGARVLADGTGVVKNYQFFLAARPYQQAHPEVIQTVLEEIRKGDLWARDHRAEAVALLQPVLGLDKAVVELAAERLAYGVQPITREVLLEQQQVADAFHALKLIPKPLNVFDAAPSGLK, translated from the coding sequence ATGCGCAGCATGATCTGGATATCGCGTCTTTCCGTCTTCCGCTGGCTGGCGGCGCTGCTGTGCGCGGCGTTGCTGTGGCCCGCCGCGCAGGCGCAGGATGCCAAGACGCTGCGCATCGGCTTCCAGAAGTACGGCACGCTGACCATCGTGCGCGCCCTGGGCGACCTGGACAAGCGCCTGGCGGCGCAGGGCATCACGGTGAAATGGACGGAGTTTCCCGCCGGCCCGCAGTTGCTGGAAGGACTGAACGTCGGCTCGATCGACTTCGGCACGGTGGGCGAGGCGCCGCCGGTGTTCGCGCAGGCCGCCGGCGCTGCGTTGGTGTACGTCGGCAACGAACCGCCGTCGCCCACCAGCGAGGCGATCCTGGTGCCCAAGGATTCGCCGATCAAGCGCGTGGCCGACCTGAAGGGCAAGAAGGTCGCGCTGAACAAGGGCTCCAACGTGCACTACCTGCTGTTCAAGCAGCTCGAGCGCGCCGGCGTGCCCTATGCCGACGTGAACGTTGCCTACCTGACACCGGCCGACGCCCGCGCCGCCTTCGAGCGCGGGTCGGTCGACGCCTGGGTGATCTGGGATCCGTTCCAGGCCGCGGCCGAGAAGCAATTGGGCGCGCGCGTGCTGGCCGATGGCACGGGCGTGGTCAAGAACTACCAGTTCTTCCTGGCCGCGCGGCCGTACCAGCAAGCGCATCCCGAAGTGATCCAGACCGTGCTGGAAGAGATCCGCAAGGGCGACCTGTGGGCGCGCGATCATCGCGCCGAGGCCGTGGCGCTGCTGCAGCCGGTGCTGGGACTGGACAAGGCGGTGGTCGAACTGGCCGCCGAGCGGCTGGCCTACGGCGTGCAGCCGATCACGCGGGAAGTGCTGCTGGAACAGCAGCAGGTGGCCGATGCGTTCCACGCGCTCAAGCTGATTCCCAAACCCCTCAACGTGTTCGACGCCGCGCCGTCGGGCCTGAAATAG
- the ssuD gene encoding FMNH2-dependent alkanesulfonate monooxygenase translates to MDVFWFIPTHGDSRYLGTSRGARAAGYDYFRQVAVAADTLGYDGVLLPTGRSCEDAWVVASSLIGATRRLKFLVAIRPGVSSPQFSARMAATFDRLSEGRLLVNVVTGGDPGELEGDGVFVSHDERYAITADYLRIWRGILANSHEAEGYSFEGEQLVSKGGKVIYPPVQKPYPPLYFGGSSEAAHELAAEQLDVYLTWGEPPEAVAKKIADIKARAARHGRTVRFGIRLHVIVRETEAAAWAAADALISHLSEDAVRAAQTAFSKMDSEGQRRMAALHGGKLNDEHGGRKHLEISPNLWAGVGLVRGGAGTALVGDPETVAARIQEYADLGIETFIFSGYPHLEESYRFAELVFPLLPGKGGRQVGNTVLTGPFGEVMATELVPKEAAS, encoded by the coding sequence ATGGACGTCTTCTGGTTCATTCCCACCCACGGCGATTCGCGCTATCTCGGCACCAGCCGCGGCGCGCGCGCCGCGGGCTATGACTACTTCCGCCAGGTGGCGGTGGCCGCCGACACGCTGGGCTACGACGGCGTGCTGCTGCCCACCGGGCGCTCCTGCGAGGATGCGTGGGTGGTGGCCTCCAGCCTGATCGGCGCCACGCGCCGGCTCAAGTTCCTGGTGGCGATCCGCCCCGGCGTCAGCTCGCCGCAATTCTCGGCGCGCATGGCCGCCACCTTCGACCGCCTGTCCGAAGGGCGGCTGCTGGTCAACGTGGTGACCGGCGGCGACCCCGGCGAGCTGGAGGGCGATGGCGTCTTCGTCAGCCACGACGAACGCTACGCCATCACCGCCGACTACCTGCGCATCTGGCGCGGCATCCTGGCAAACAGCCACGAGGCCGAGGGCTACAGCTTCGAGGGCGAGCAACTGGTGTCCAAGGGCGGCAAGGTGATCTACCCGCCGGTGCAGAAGCCGTATCCGCCGCTGTATTTCGGCGGTTCGTCGGAGGCCGCGCACGAGCTGGCCGCCGAACAGCTCGACGTGTACCTGACCTGGGGCGAACCGCCCGAGGCCGTGGCGAAGAAGATCGCCGACATCAAGGCGCGCGCCGCGCGGCATGGCCGCACGGTGCGCTTCGGCATCCGCCTGCATGTCATCGTGCGCGAGACCGAAGCGGCCGCCTGGGCCGCCGCCGACGCCCTTATCAGCCACCTGAGCGAGGACGCCGTGCGCGCCGCGCAGACGGCGTTCTCGAAAATGGATTCCGAAGGCCAGCGCCGCATGGCGGCCTTGCACGGCGGCAAGCTCAACGACGAGCACGGTGGCCGCAAGCACCTGGAGATCTCGCCCAACCTGTGGGCCGGCGTGGGCCTGGTGCGCGGCGGCGCCGGCACCGCCCTGGTGGGCGACCCCGAGACCGTGGCCGCGCGCATCCAGGAATATGCCGACCTGGGCATCGAGACCTTCATCTTCTCCGGCTATCCGCACCTGGAGGAGTCGTACCGCTTTGCCGAGCTGGTGTTCCCGCTGCTGCCCGGCAAGGGCGGCAGGCAGGTCGGCAACACCGTGCTGACGGGACCCTTCGGCGAAGTCATGGCCACCGAACTGGTGCCCAAGGAAGCGGCCAGCTGA
- the ssuC gene encoding aliphatic sulfonate ABC transporter permease SsuC encodes MDAVRKPGWRAALAPWLVPALILGLWQLAAQAGWLSSRILPAPSAVAAAAWSLAVSGELWQHVRISALRALWGLLLGGGLGLALGLLNGSSRTAETLLDTTLPMIRNIPVLALIPLVILWFGIEETAKLALLSLGVFFPVYLNTFHGIRSVDPALIEMGRSYGLSGWPLYRDVILPGALPSILVGLRFALGLVWVILIVTETISAQSGIGYMTMNAREFLQTDVVLLGILLYALLGKAADTLARALEHRLLRWNPAYRPA; translated from the coding sequence ATGGATGCCGTCCGCAAGCCCGGCTGGCGCGCGGCGCTGGCGCCCTGGCTGGTCCCGGCCCTGATCCTGGGCCTGTGGCAACTGGCCGCGCAGGCCGGCTGGCTGTCTTCGCGCATCCTGCCGGCGCCGTCGGCGGTGGCGGCGGCAGCCTGGTCGCTGGCGGTGTCCGGCGAGCTTTGGCAGCACGTGCGCATCAGCGCCCTGCGGGCCTTGTGGGGCCTGCTGCTGGGCGGCGGGCTGGGCCTGGCGCTGGGCCTGTTGAACGGTTCCTCGCGCACCGCCGAGACCCTACTGGACACCACCTTGCCGATGATCCGCAACATCCCGGTGCTGGCGCTGATCCCGCTGGTCATCCTGTGGTTCGGCATCGAGGAGACCGCCAAGCTGGCGCTACTGTCGCTGGGCGTGTTCTTCCCCGTGTATCTCAACACCTTCCATGGCATCCGCTCGGTCGATCCCGCGTTGATCGAGATGGGGCGTTCCTATGGCCTGTCCGGATGGCCGCTGTATCGCGACGTCATCCTGCCGGGCGCGCTGCCTTCGATCCTAGTGGGCCTGCGTTTCGCGCTGGGGTTGGTGTGGGTGATCCTGATCGTGACCGAGACGATATCGGCGCAATCCGGCATCGGCTACATGACCATGAACGCGCGTGAGTTCCTGCAGACCGACGTGGTGTTGCTGGGCATCCTGCTGTATGCGCTGCTGGGCAAGGCCGCCGACACCCTGGCGCGGGCGCTGGAGCATCGCCTGCTGCGCTGGAACCCGGCCTACCGGCCGGCCTGA
- a CDS encoding acyl-CoA dehydrogenase family protein, translating into MAKIHPHPDTDRAPATGAAPARAADTASAVQALAEQLAATAVERDRQGGHAAAERERIRASGLLRLSVPTQYGGAGASWSTVLAAVRTLAEADSALAHVFGFHHLQVAGVLLYGTPEQHAYFLTPTVERNLFWGNALNPLDRRVVARAELDGYRIDGVKNFSSGSVGSDLLTFSAWHKPSGTALIAALPTRADGITVNPDWDAFGQRQTDSGTVRFDHVWLEPVQVLQAPGVAPTPRATLRSQVAQLIMTNLYLGIARGAFQEARRYVREDARPWFASGVQRHADDPYVQERFGEFWLRVQAAQALADLAGQRLDAALARGPSLTADERGEVAVAGAQAKVLAHRAALEVGNGLFDVTGASSTAARYGYDRYWRNARVHTLHDPVAYKIRDLGRYALLDQIPEPTAYS; encoded by the coding sequence ATGGCCAAGATCCATCCCCATCCCGATACCGACCGTGCACCCGCCACCGGCGCCGCGCCGGCGCGCGCGGCCGATACCGCCAGCGCTGTCCAGGCCCTGGCCGAGCAACTGGCGGCGACCGCCGTCGAACGCGACCGCCAGGGCGGCCACGCCGCCGCCGAACGCGAACGGATCCGCGCCAGCGGCCTGCTGCGCCTGTCGGTGCCGACGCAGTACGGCGGCGCCGGCGCAAGCTGGTCGACTGTTCTGGCGGCGGTGCGCACGCTGGCCGAGGCCGACAGCGCGCTGGCGCACGTGTTCGGCTTCCATCATCTGCAAGTGGCGGGCGTGCTGCTCTATGGCACGCCTGAACAGCACGCGTATTTCCTGACGCCCACGGTCGAACGCAATCTGTTCTGGGGCAATGCGCTCAATCCGCTCGACCGCCGGGTGGTGGCGCGCGCCGAATTGGACGGCTACCGCATCGACGGCGTCAAGAACTTCAGCTCCGGCTCGGTCGGATCCGACCTGCTGACCTTCTCCGCCTGGCACAAGCCTTCGGGCACGGCGCTGATCGCCGCGCTGCCCACGCGCGCCGATGGCATCACCGTCAATCCCGACTGGGATGCCTTCGGCCAGCGCCAGACCGACAGCGGCACGGTGCGCTTCGATCACGTGTGGCTGGAGCCGGTGCAGGTGCTGCAGGCGCCTGGCGTCGCGCCCACGCCGCGCGCCACGCTGCGCTCTCAGGTGGCGCAGCTGATCATGACCAACCTGTACCTGGGCATCGCCCGCGGCGCCTTCCAGGAAGCGCGCCGCTATGTGCGCGAGGACGCCCGGCCCTGGTTCGCGTCGGGCGTGCAGCGCCATGCCGACGATCCCTACGTGCAGGAGCGCTTCGGCGAGTTCTGGCTGCGGGTGCAGGCGGCGCAGGCGCTGGCCGACCTGGCGGGCCAGCGGCTCGACGCGGCGCTGGCGCGCGGCCCGTCGTTGACCGCCGACGAACGTGGCGAGGTGGCGGTGGCCGGCGCCCAGGCCAAGGTGCTGGCGCACCGCGCCGCGCTGGAGGTAGGCAACGGCCTGTTCGACGTCACCGGTGCCTCGTCCACCGCGGCGCGCTACGGCTACGACCGCTACTGGCGCAACGCGCGCGTGCACACGCTGCACGACCCCGTGGCCTACAAGATCCGCGACCTGGGCCGCTACGCGCTGCTGGACCAGATTCCCGAACCCACCGCGTATTCCTGA
- a CDS encoding methionine ABC transporter ATP-binding protein: MTDLSSLPDLASLPQPLIRLDAVSKSFATRAGRFDAVRNVSLSIRAGDTFGIIGKSGAGKSTLLRLINLLERPDEGTVRVGGTELTALGKPALRAARQNIGMIFQQFNLLQNETVFENVAFPLRVHGGRGREQIAARVRECLEIVGLTDKTASHPAQLSGGQKQRVAIARALASEPAVLLCDEPTSALDPETTRSVLSVLRDINKRLGVTIVIVTHELAVVRALCRHVAVMENGQVLEQAEISGAGVHLTSALGRELIREATHPYEEVA; this comes from the coding sequence ATGACCGATCTTTCTTCCCTTCCCGACCTGGCCTCGCTGCCGCAGCCGCTGATCCGGCTGGACGCGGTGAGCAAGTCGTTCGCCACGCGCGCCGGCCGCTTCGACGCGGTGCGCAACGTGTCGCTGTCGATCCGCGCCGGCGACACCTTCGGCATCATCGGCAAGAGCGGCGCGGGAAAATCGACCCTGCTGCGCCTGATCAACCTGCTCGAACGTCCCGACGAAGGCACGGTGCGGGTCGGCGGCACCGAGCTGACCGCGCTCGGCAAGCCCGCGCTGCGCGCCGCGCGCCAGAACATCGGCATGATCTTCCAGCAGTTCAACCTGCTGCAGAACGAGACCGTGTTCGAGAACGTGGCCTTCCCGCTGCGCGTGCATGGCGGCCGCGGCCGCGAGCAGATCGCGGCGCGGGTGCGTGAATGCCTGGAGATCGTCGGCCTGACCGACAAGACCGCCAGCCATCCGGCGCAGTTGTCCGGCGGCCAGAAGCAGCGCGTGGCGATCGCGCGCGCGCTGGCCAGCGAGCCGGCGGTGCTGCTGTGCGACGAGCCGACCTCGGCGCTCGACCCCGAGACCACGCGCTCGGTGCTGAGCGTGCTGCGCGACATCAACAAACGCCTGGGCGTGACCATCGTCATCGTCACGCACGAATTGGCGGTGGTGCGGGCGCTGTGCCGCCACGTGGCGGTGATGGAGAACGGCCAGGTGCTGGAGCAGGCCGAGATTTCCGGCGCCGGCGTGCACCTGACCTCGGCGCTCGGCCGCGAGCTGATCCGCGAAGCCACCCATCCCTATGAAGAGGTCGCCTGA